A genomic region of Prionailurus viverrinus isolate Anna chromosome D4, UM_Priviv_1.0, whole genome shotgun sequence contains the following coding sequences:
- the GAS1 gene encoding growth arrest-specific protein 1, with protein MVAGLLGGGGGARAGTVPGAWLCLMALLQLLGSAPRGSGLAHGRRLICWQALLQCQGEPECSYAYNQYAEACAPVLAQRGGGDAPGAAAAAAFPASAASFSSRWRCPSHCISALIQLNHTRRGPALEDCDCAQDENCKSTKRAIEPCLPRTSSGGAGGPGAGGVMGCTEARRRCDRDSRCNLALSRYLTYCGKLFNGLRCTDECRTVIEDMLAVPKAALLNDCVCDGLERPICESVKENMARLCFGAELGNGPGSSGSDGGLDDYYDEDYDDEQRAGGAGGEQPLDDDDGVPHPARPGGGAAATGGRGDLPYGPGRRSSGGGRSAPGGAWTPLASILLPLLPLLF; from the coding sequence ATGGTGGCAGGGCTgctgggcggcggcggcggggcccgcGCGGGGACCGTGCCGGGCGCCTGGCTGTGCCTGATGGCGCTGCTGCAGCTGCTGGGCTCGGCGCCGCGGGGCTCGGGGCTGGCGCACGGCCGCCGCCTCATCTGCTGGCAGGCGCTGCTGCAGTGCCAGGGGGAGCCGGAGTGCAGCTACGCCTACAACCAGTACGCCGAGGCGTGCGCGCCCGTACTGGCGCAGCGCGGCGGGGGCGACGCGccgggggccgccgccgccgccgccttccCGGCCTCGGCCGCCTCGTTCTCGTCGCGCTGGCGCTGCCCGAGCCACTGCATCTCGGCGCTCATTCAGCTCAACCACACGCGCCGCGGGCCCGCCCTGGAAGACTGTGACTGCGCGCAGGACGAGAACTGCAAGTCCACCAAGCGCGCCATTGAGCCGTGCCTGCCCCGGACGAGcagcggcggcgcgggcggcccGGGCGCGGGCGGGGTCATGGGCTGCACCGAGGCCCGGCGGCGCTGCGACCGCGACAGCCGCTGCAACCTGGCCCTCAGCCGCTACCTGACCTACTGCGGCAAGCTCTTCAACGGGCTGCGCTGCACCGACGAGTGCCGCACGGTCATCGAGGACATGCTGGCCGTGCCCAAGGCGGCGCTGCTCAACGACTGCGTGTGCGACGGCCTGGAGCGGCCCATCTGTGAGTCGGTCAAGGAGAACATGGCCCGCCTGTGCTTCGGTGCCGAGCTGGGTAACGGCCCGGGCAGCAGCGGCTCGGACGGGGGCCTGGACGACTACTACGACGAGGACTACGACGACGAGCAGCGCGCCGGGGGCGCGGGCGGCGAGCAGCCGCTGGACGATGACGACGGCGTCCCGCACCCGGCGCGCCCGGGCGGCGGCGCTGCAGCCACGGGCGGCCGCGGGGACCTGCCCTACGGGCCGGGGCGCAGGAGCAGCGGCGGCGGTCGCTCGGCGCCCGGAGGCGCTTGGACCCCGCTCGCCTCCATCTTGCTGCCGCTGCTGCCGCTGCTCTTTTAG